Proteins found in one Ovis canadensis isolate MfBH-ARS-UI-01 breed Bighorn chromosome 20, ARS-UI_OviCan_v2, whole genome shotgun sequence genomic segment:
- the LOC138425537 gene encoding BOLA class I histocompatibility antigen, alpha chain BL3-7-like isoform X3, whose amino-acid sequence MATRSSIVAGESQKQRSLVGCHLWGRTDGHDCSDVAAAADSRPRGSRLQSLCPPAGLSSSRTPGMWVFEPRTLLLLFLISLPLTETRAGSHSLRYFLTAVSRPGRGEPRFIAVGYVDDTQFVRFDSDARNPRMEPRAPWVEQEGPEYWDQETQGTKDAALTFRANLNTLRGYYNQSEAGSHTLQEMYGCEVGPDGRLLRGYDQFAYDGRDYIALNEDLRSWTAADTAAQVTQRNAEAAGEAERVRIYLEGECVEWLRRYLETGKDTLLRADPPETHVAHHPISDREVTLRCWALGFYPEEISLTWQRDGEDQTQNMELVETRPSGDGTFQKWAALVVPSGEEQRYTCRVQHEGLQEPLTLRWEPPQTSFLTMGIIVGLVLLVVAVVAGAVIWRKKRSGLGVPLGSHYSVFHWSPRDTLLTGEIGQIYTAAAKNYSAQGSAVPLTVSKDPAGLF is encoded by the exons atggcaacccgttccagtattgttgccggagaatcccagaaacagaggagcctggtgggctgccatctatggggtcgcacagacggacacgactgcagcgacgtagcagcagcagcagatagtcGTCCCCGCGGTTCCAGGTTACAAAGTCTCTGTCCACCCGCCGGACTCTCTTCTTCCCGGACCCCCGGGATGTGGGTCTTTGAGCCAAGAACCCTCCTCCTGCTGTTCCTGATTTCACTGCCCCTCACTGAGACCCGGGCGG gctcCCACTCCCTGAGGTATTTCCTCACCGCCGTGTCCCGGCCCGGCCGCGGGGAGCCCCGCTTCATCGCCGTCGGCTACGTGGACGACACGCAGTTCGTGCGGTTCGACAGCGACGCCCGGAATCCGAGGATGGAGCCGCGGGCGCCGTGGGTGGAGCAGGAGGGGCCGGAGTATTGGGATCAGGAGACGCAGGGAACTAAGGACGCCGCACTGACTTTCCGAGCGAACCTGAACACCCTGCGCGGCTACTACAACCAGAGCGAGGCCG GGTCTCACACCCTCCAGGAGATGTACGGCTGCGAAGTGGGACCTGACGGGAGACTCCTGCGCGGGTATGATCAGTTCGCCTACGACGGCAGAGATTACATCGCCCTGAACGAGGACCTGCGCTCCTGGACCGCGGCGGACACGGCGGCTCAGGTCACCCAGCGCAATGCTGAGGCGGCAGGTGAGGCGGAGCGTGTGAGGATCTACCTGGAGGGCGAGTGCGTGGAGTGGCTCCGCAGATACCTGGAGACCGGGAAGGACACGCTGCTGCGCGCAG ACCCTCCAGAGACACATGTGGCCCATCACCCCATCTCTGACCGTGAGGTCACCTTGaggtgctgggccctgggcttcTACCCTGAGGAGATCTCACTGACCTGGCAGCGTGACGGGGAGGACCAGACTCAGAACATGGAGCTTGTGGAGACCAGGCCTTCAGGGGATGGAACCTTCCAGAAGTGGGCGGCCCTGGTGGTGCCTTCTGGAGAGGAGCAGAGATACACGTGCCGTGTGCAGCACGAGGGGCTTCAGGAGCCCCTCACCCTGAGATGGG AACCTCCTCAGACCTCCTTCCTCACCATGGGCATCATTGTTGGCCTGGTACTCCTCGTGGTGGCTGTGGTGGCTGGAGCTGTGATCTGGAGGAAGAAGCGCTCAG GACTAGGGGTTCCTCTAGGGTCTCATTACTCGGTCTTTCACTGGTCCCCACGTGATACTCTTCTCACAGGTGAAATAGGACAAATCTACACCGCGGCTGCAA AAAATTACAGTGCCCAGGGCTCTGCTGTGCCTCTCACGGTTTCTAAAG
- the LOC138425537 gene encoding BOLA class I histocompatibility antigen, alpha chain BL3-7-like isoform X5, whose amino-acid sequence MATRSSIVAGESQKQRSLVGCHLWGRTDGHDCSDVAAAADSRPRGSRLQSLCPPAGLSSSRTPGMWVFEPRTLLLLFLISLPLTETRAGSHSLRYFLTAVSRPGRGEPRFIAVGYVDDTQFVRFDSDARNPRMEPRAPWVEQEGPEYWDQETQGTKDAALTFRANLNTLRGYYNQSEAGSHTLQEMYGCEVGPDGRLLRGYDQFAYDGRDYIALNEDLRSWTAADTAAQVTQRNAEAAGEAERVRIYLEGECVEWLRRYLETGKDTLLRADPPETHVAHHPISDREVTLRCWALGFYPEEISLTWQRDGEDQTQNMELVETRPSGDGTFQKWAALVVPSGEEQRYTCRVQHEGLQEPLTLRWEPPQTSFLTMGIIVGLVLLVVAVVAGAVIWRKKRSENYSAQGSAVPLTVSKDPAGLF is encoded by the exons atggcaacccgttccagtattgttgccggagaatcccagaaacagaggagcctggtgggctgccatctatggggtcgcacagacggacacgactgcagcgacgtagcagcagcagcagatagtcGTCCCCGCGGTTCCAGGTTACAAAGTCTCTGTCCACCCGCCGGACTCTCTTCTTCCCGGACCCCCGGGATGTGGGTCTTTGAGCCAAGAACCCTCCTCCTGCTGTTCCTGATTTCACTGCCCCTCACTGAGACCCGGGCGG gctcCCACTCCCTGAGGTATTTCCTCACCGCCGTGTCCCGGCCCGGCCGCGGGGAGCCCCGCTTCATCGCCGTCGGCTACGTGGACGACACGCAGTTCGTGCGGTTCGACAGCGACGCCCGGAATCCGAGGATGGAGCCGCGGGCGCCGTGGGTGGAGCAGGAGGGGCCGGAGTATTGGGATCAGGAGACGCAGGGAACTAAGGACGCCGCACTGACTTTCCGAGCGAACCTGAACACCCTGCGCGGCTACTACAACCAGAGCGAGGCCG GGTCTCACACCCTCCAGGAGATGTACGGCTGCGAAGTGGGACCTGACGGGAGACTCCTGCGCGGGTATGATCAGTTCGCCTACGACGGCAGAGATTACATCGCCCTGAACGAGGACCTGCGCTCCTGGACCGCGGCGGACACGGCGGCTCAGGTCACCCAGCGCAATGCTGAGGCGGCAGGTGAGGCGGAGCGTGTGAGGATCTACCTGGAGGGCGAGTGCGTGGAGTGGCTCCGCAGATACCTGGAGACCGGGAAGGACACGCTGCTGCGCGCAG ACCCTCCAGAGACACATGTGGCCCATCACCCCATCTCTGACCGTGAGGTCACCTTGaggtgctgggccctgggcttcTACCCTGAGGAGATCTCACTGACCTGGCAGCGTGACGGGGAGGACCAGACTCAGAACATGGAGCTTGTGGAGACCAGGCCTTCAGGGGATGGAACCTTCCAGAAGTGGGCGGCCCTGGTGGTGCCTTCTGGAGAGGAGCAGAGATACACGTGCCGTGTGCAGCACGAGGGGCTTCAGGAGCCCCTCACCCTGAGATGGG AACCTCCTCAGACCTCCTTCCTCACCATGGGCATCATTGTTGGCCTGGTACTCCTCGTGGTGGCTGTGGTGGCTGGAGCTGTGATCTGGAGGAAGAAGCGCTCAG AAAATTACAGTGCCCAGGGCTCTGCTGTGCCTCTCACGGTTTCTAAAG
- the LOC138425537 gene encoding BOLA class I histocompatibility antigen, alpha chain BL3-7-like isoform X8, with translation MATRSSIVAGESQKQRSLVGCHLWGRTDGHDCSDVAAAADSRPRGSRLQSLCPPAGLSSSRTPGMWVFEPRTLLLLFLISLPLTETRAGSHSLRYFLTAVSRPGRGEPRFIAVGYVDDTQFVRFDSDARNPRMEPRAPWVEQEGPEYWDQETQGTKDAALTFRANLNTLRGYYNQSEAGSHTLQEMYGCEVGPDGRLLRGYDQFAYDGRDYIALNEDLRSWTAADTAAQVTQRNAEAAGEAERVRIYLEGECVEWLRRYLETGKDTLLRADPPETHVAHHPISDREVTLRCWALGFYPEEISLTWQRDGEDQTQNMELVETRPSGDGTFQKWAALVVPSGEEQRYTCRVQHEGLQEPLTLRWEPPQTSFLTMGIIVGLVLLVVAVVAGAVIWRKKRSALP, from the exons atggcaacccgttccagtattgttgccggagaatcccagaaacagaggagcctggtgggctgccatctatggggtcgcacagacggacacgactgcagcgacgtagcagcagcagcagatagtcGTCCCCGCGGTTCCAGGTTACAAAGTCTCTGTCCACCCGCCGGACTCTCTTCTTCCCGGACCCCCGGGATGTGGGTCTTTGAGCCAAGAACCCTCCTCCTGCTGTTCCTGATTTCACTGCCCCTCACTGAGACCCGGGCGG gctcCCACTCCCTGAGGTATTTCCTCACCGCCGTGTCCCGGCCCGGCCGCGGGGAGCCCCGCTTCATCGCCGTCGGCTACGTGGACGACACGCAGTTCGTGCGGTTCGACAGCGACGCCCGGAATCCGAGGATGGAGCCGCGGGCGCCGTGGGTGGAGCAGGAGGGGCCGGAGTATTGGGATCAGGAGACGCAGGGAACTAAGGACGCCGCACTGACTTTCCGAGCGAACCTGAACACCCTGCGCGGCTACTACAACCAGAGCGAGGCCG GGTCTCACACCCTCCAGGAGATGTACGGCTGCGAAGTGGGACCTGACGGGAGACTCCTGCGCGGGTATGATCAGTTCGCCTACGACGGCAGAGATTACATCGCCCTGAACGAGGACCTGCGCTCCTGGACCGCGGCGGACACGGCGGCTCAGGTCACCCAGCGCAATGCTGAGGCGGCAGGTGAGGCGGAGCGTGTGAGGATCTACCTGGAGGGCGAGTGCGTGGAGTGGCTCCGCAGATACCTGGAGACCGGGAAGGACACGCTGCTGCGCGCAG ACCCTCCAGAGACACATGTGGCCCATCACCCCATCTCTGACCGTGAGGTCACCTTGaggtgctgggccctgggcttcTACCCTGAGGAGATCTCACTGACCTGGCAGCGTGACGGGGAGGACCAGACTCAGAACATGGAGCTTGTGGAGACCAGGCCTTCAGGGGATGGAACCTTCCAGAAGTGGGCGGCCCTGGTGGTGCCTTCTGGAGAGGAGCAGAGATACACGTGCCGTGTGCAGCACGAGGGGCTTCAGGAGCCCCTCACCCTGAGATGGG AACCTCCTCAGACCTCCTTCCTCACCATGGGCATCATTGTTGGCCTGGTACTCCTCGTGGTGGCTGTGGTGGCTGGAGCTGTGATCTGGAGGAAGAAGCGCTCAG
- the LOC138425537 gene encoding BOLA class I histocompatibility antigen, alpha chain BL3-7-like isoform X7: MATRSSIVAGESQKQRSLVGCHLWGRTDGHDCSDVAAAADSRPRGSRLQSLCPPAGLSSSRTPGMWVFEPRTLLLLFLISLPLTETRAGSHSLRYFLTAVSRPGRGEPRFIAVGYVDDTQFVRFDSDARNPRMEPRAPWVEQEGPEYWDQETQGTKDAALTFRANLNTLRGYYNQSEAGSHTLQEMYGCEVGPDGRLLRGYDQFAYDGRDYIALNEDLRSWTAADTAAQVTQRNAEAAGEAERVRIYLEGECVEWLRRYLETGKDTLLRADPPETHVAHHPISDREVTLRCWALGFYPEEISLTWQRDGEDQTQNMELVETRPSGDGTFQKWAALVVPSGEEQRYTCRVQHEGLQEPLTLRWEPPQTSFLTMGIIVGLVLLVVAVVAGAVIWRKKRSDPAGLF, encoded by the exons atggcaacccgttccagtattgttgccggagaatcccagaaacagaggagcctggtgggctgccatctatggggtcgcacagacggacacgactgcagcgacgtagcagcagcagcagatagtcGTCCCCGCGGTTCCAGGTTACAAAGTCTCTGTCCACCCGCCGGACTCTCTTCTTCCCGGACCCCCGGGATGTGGGTCTTTGAGCCAAGAACCCTCCTCCTGCTGTTCCTGATTTCACTGCCCCTCACTGAGACCCGGGCGG gctcCCACTCCCTGAGGTATTTCCTCACCGCCGTGTCCCGGCCCGGCCGCGGGGAGCCCCGCTTCATCGCCGTCGGCTACGTGGACGACACGCAGTTCGTGCGGTTCGACAGCGACGCCCGGAATCCGAGGATGGAGCCGCGGGCGCCGTGGGTGGAGCAGGAGGGGCCGGAGTATTGGGATCAGGAGACGCAGGGAACTAAGGACGCCGCACTGACTTTCCGAGCGAACCTGAACACCCTGCGCGGCTACTACAACCAGAGCGAGGCCG GGTCTCACACCCTCCAGGAGATGTACGGCTGCGAAGTGGGACCTGACGGGAGACTCCTGCGCGGGTATGATCAGTTCGCCTACGACGGCAGAGATTACATCGCCCTGAACGAGGACCTGCGCTCCTGGACCGCGGCGGACACGGCGGCTCAGGTCACCCAGCGCAATGCTGAGGCGGCAGGTGAGGCGGAGCGTGTGAGGATCTACCTGGAGGGCGAGTGCGTGGAGTGGCTCCGCAGATACCTGGAGACCGGGAAGGACACGCTGCTGCGCGCAG ACCCTCCAGAGACACATGTGGCCCATCACCCCATCTCTGACCGTGAGGTCACCTTGaggtgctgggccctgggcttcTACCCTGAGGAGATCTCACTGACCTGGCAGCGTGACGGGGAGGACCAGACTCAGAACATGGAGCTTGTGGAGACCAGGCCTTCAGGGGATGGAACCTTCCAGAAGTGGGCGGCCCTGGTGGTGCCTTCTGGAGAGGAGCAGAGATACACGTGCCGTGTGCAGCACGAGGGGCTTCAGGAGCCCCTCACCCTGAGATGGG AACCTCCTCAGACCTCCTTCCTCACCATGGGCATCATTGTTGGCCTGGTACTCCTCGTGGTGGCTGTGGTGGCTGGAGCTGTGATCTGGAGGAAGAAGCGCTCAG
- the LOC138425537 gene encoding BOLA class I histocompatibility antigen, alpha chain BL3-7-like isoform X2, with amino-acid sequence MATRSSIVAGESQKQRSLVGCHLWGRTDGHDCSDVAAAADSRPRGSRLQSLCPPAGLSSSRTPGMWVFEPRTLLLLFLISLPLTETRAGSHSLRYFLTAVSRPGRGEPRFIAVGYVDDTQFVRFDSDARNPRMEPRAPWVEQEGPEYWDQETQGTKDAALTFRANLNTLRGYYNQSEAGSHTLQEMYGCEVGPDGRLLRGYDQFAYDGRDYIALNEDLRSWTAADTAAQVTQRNAEAAGEAERVRIYLEGECVEWLRRYLETGKDTLLRADPPETHVAHHPISDREVTLRCWALGFYPEEISLTWQRDGEDQTQNMELVETRPSGDGTFQKWAALVVPSGEEQRYTCRVQHEGLQEPLTLRWEPPQTSFLTMGIIVGLVLLVVAVVAGAVIWRKKRSGEIGQIYTAAAKNYSAQGSAVPLTVSKAALWGLSDTRSHYVTSDPQTPLSASASECACAPISVT; translated from the exons atggcaacccgttccagtattgttgccggagaatcccagaaacagaggagcctggtgggctgccatctatggggtcgcacagacggacacgactgcagcgacgtagcagcagcagcagatagtcGTCCCCGCGGTTCCAGGTTACAAAGTCTCTGTCCACCCGCCGGACTCTCTTCTTCCCGGACCCCCGGGATGTGGGTCTTTGAGCCAAGAACCCTCCTCCTGCTGTTCCTGATTTCACTGCCCCTCACTGAGACCCGGGCGG gctcCCACTCCCTGAGGTATTTCCTCACCGCCGTGTCCCGGCCCGGCCGCGGGGAGCCCCGCTTCATCGCCGTCGGCTACGTGGACGACACGCAGTTCGTGCGGTTCGACAGCGACGCCCGGAATCCGAGGATGGAGCCGCGGGCGCCGTGGGTGGAGCAGGAGGGGCCGGAGTATTGGGATCAGGAGACGCAGGGAACTAAGGACGCCGCACTGACTTTCCGAGCGAACCTGAACACCCTGCGCGGCTACTACAACCAGAGCGAGGCCG GGTCTCACACCCTCCAGGAGATGTACGGCTGCGAAGTGGGACCTGACGGGAGACTCCTGCGCGGGTATGATCAGTTCGCCTACGACGGCAGAGATTACATCGCCCTGAACGAGGACCTGCGCTCCTGGACCGCGGCGGACACGGCGGCTCAGGTCACCCAGCGCAATGCTGAGGCGGCAGGTGAGGCGGAGCGTGTGAGGATCTACCTGGAGGGCGAGTGCGTGGAGTGGCTCCGCAGATACCTGGAGACCGGGAAGGACACGCTGCTGCGCGCAG ACCCTCCAGAGACACATGTGGCCCATCACCCCATCTCTGACCGTGAGGTCACCTTGaggtgctgggccctgggcttcTACCCTGAGGAGATCTCACTGACCTGGCAGCGTGACGGGGAGGACCAGACTCAGAACATGGAGCTTGTGGAGACCAGGCCTTCAGGGGATGGAACCTTCCAGAAGTGGGCGGCCCTGGTGGTGCCTTCTGGAGAGGAGCAGAGATACACGTGCCGTGTGCAGCACGAGGGGCTTCAGGAGCCCCTCACCCTGAGATGGG AACCTCCTCAGACCTCCTTCCTCACCATGGGCATCATTGTTGGCCTGGTACTCCTCGTGGTGGCTGTGGTGGCTGGAGCTGTGATCTGGAGGAAGAAGCGCTCAG GTGAAATAGGACAAATCTACACCGCGGCTGCAA AAAATTACAGTGCCCAGGGCTCTGCTGTGCCTCTCACGGTTTCTAAAG CTGCCTTGTGGGGACTGAGTGATACTCGGTCCCACTATGTGACGTCAGATCCCCAGACCCCTctttctgcatctgcatctgAATGTGCCTGTGCTCCTATTAGCGTAACATGA
- the LOC138425537 gene encoding BOLA class I histocompatibility antigen, alpha chain BL3-7-like isoform X4, translating to MATRSSIVAGESQKQRSLVGCHLWGRTDGHDCSDVAAAADSRPRGSRLQSLCPPAGLSSSRTPGMWVFEPRTLLLLFLISLPLTETRAGSHSLRYFLTAVSRPGRGEPRFIAVGYVDDTQFVRFDSDARNPRMEPRAPWVEQEGPEYWDQETQGTKDAALTFRANLNTLRGYYNQSEAGSHTLQEMYGCEVGPDGRLLRGYDQFAYDGRDYIALNEDLRSWTAADTAAQVTQRNAEAAGEAERVRIYLEGECVEWLRRYLETGKDTLLRADPPETHVAHHPISDREVTLRCWALGFYPEEISLTWQRDGEDQTQNMELVETRPSGDGTFQKWAALVVPSGEEQRYTCRVQHEGLQEPLTLRWEPPQTSFLTMGIIVGLVLLVVAVVAGAVIWRKKRSENYSAQGSAVPLTVSKAALWGLSDTRSHYVTSDPQTPLSASASECACAPISVT from the exons atggcaacccgttccagtattgttgccggagaatcccagaaacagaggagcctggtgggctgccatctatggggtcgcacagacggacacgactgcagcgacgtagcagcagcagcagatagtcGTCCCCGCGGTTCCAGGTTACAAAGTCTCTGTCCACCCGCCGGACTCTCTTCTTCCCGGACCCCCGGGATGTGGGTCTTTGAGCCAAGAACCCTCCTCCTGCTGTTCCTGATTTCACTGCCCCTCACTGAGACCCGGGCGG gctcCCACTCCCTGAGGTATTTCCTCACCGCCGTGTCCCGGCCCGGCCGCGGGGAGCCCCGCTTCATCGCCGTCGGCTACGTGGACGACACGCAGTTCGTGCGGTTCGACAGCGACGCCCGGAATCCGAGGATGGAGCCGCGGGCGCCGTGGGTGGAGCAGGAGGGGCCGGAGTATTGGGATCAGGAGACGCAGGGAACTAAGGACGCCGCACTGACTTTCCGAGCGAACCTGAACACCCTGCGCGGCTACTACAACCAGAGCGAGGCCG GGTCTCACACCCTCCAGGAGATGTACGGCTGCGAAGTGGGACCTGACGGGAGACTCCTGCGCGGGTATGATCAGTTCGCCTACGACGGCAGAGATTACATCGCCCTGAACGAGGACCTGCGCTCCTGGACCGCGGCGGACACGGCGGCTCAGGTCACCCAGCGCAATGCTGAGGCGGCAGGTGAGGCGGAGCGTGTGAGGATCTACCTGGAGGGCGAGTGCGTGGAGTGGCTCCGCAGATACCTGGAGACCGGGAAGGACACGCTGCTGCGCGCAG ACCCTCCAGAGACACATGTGGCCCATCACCCCATCTCTGACCGTGAGGTCACCTTGaggtgctgggccctgggcttcTACCCTGAGGAGATCTCACTGACCTGGCAGCGTGACGGGGAGGACCAGACTCAGAACATGGAGCTTGTGGAGACCAGGCCTTCAGGGGATGGAACCTTCCAGAAGTGGGCGGCCCTGGTGGTGCCTTCTGGAGAGGAGCAGAGATACACGTGCCGTGTGCAGCACGAGGGGCTTCAGGAGCCCCTCACCCTGAGATGGG AACCTCCTCAGACCTCCTTCCTCACCATGGGCATCATTGTTGGCCTGGTACTCCTCGTGGTGGCTGTGGTGGCTGGAGCTGTGATCTGGAGGAAGAAGCGCTCAG AAAATTACAGTGCCCAGGGCTCTGCTGTGCCTCTCACGGTTTCTAAAG CTGCCTTGTGGGGACTGAGTGATACTCGGTCCCACTATGTGACGTCAGATCCCCAGACCCCTctttctgcatctgcatctgAATGTGCCTGTGCTCCTATTAGCGTAACATGA
- the LOC138425537 gene encoding BOLA class I histocompatibility antigen, alpha chain BL3-7-like isoform X6, producing MATRSSIVAGESQKQRSLVGCHLWGRTDGHDCSDVAAAADSRPRGSRLQSLCPPAGLSSSRTPGMWVFEPRTLLLLFLISLPLTETRAGSHSLRYFLTAVSRPGRGEPRFIAVGYVDDTQFVRFDSDARNPRMEPRAPWVEQEGPEYWDQETQGTKDAALTFRANLNTLRGYYNQSEAGSHTLQEMYGCEVGPDGRLLRGYDQFAYDGRDYIALNEDLRSWTAADTAAQVTQRNAEAAGEAERVRIYLEGECVEWLRRYLETGKDTLLRADPPETHVAHHPISDREVTLRCWALGFYPEEISLTWQRDGEDQTQNMELVETRPSGDGTFQKWAALVVPSGEEQRYTCRVQHEGLQEPLTLRWEPPQTSFLTMGIIVGLVLLVVAVVAGAVIWRKKRSVPLNRGLDPAGLF from the exons atggcaacccgttccagtattgttgccggagaatcccagaaacagaggagcctggtgggctgccatctatggggtcgcacagacggacacgactgcagcgacgtagcagcagcagcagatagtcGTCCCCGCGGTTCCAGGTTACAAAGTCTCTGTCCACCCGCCGGACTCTCTTCTTCCCGGACCCCCGGGATGTGGGTCTTTGAGCCAAGAACCCTCCTCCTGCTGTTCCTGATTTCACTGCCCCTCACTGAGACCCGGGCGG gctcCCACTCCCTGAGGTATTTCCTCACCGCCGTGTCCCGGCCCGGCCGCGGGGAGCCCCGCTTCATCGCCGTCGGCTACGTGGACGACACGCAGTTCGTGCGGTTCGACAGCGACGCCCGGAATCCGAGGATGGAGCCGCGGGCGCCGTGGGTGGAGCAGGAGGGGCCGGAGTATTGGGATCAGGAGACGCAGGGAACTAAGGACGCCGCACTGACTTTCCGAGCGAACCTGAACACCCTGCGCGGCTACTACAACCAGAGCGAGGCCG GGTCTCACACCCTCCAGGAGATGTACGGCTGCGAAGTGGGACCTGACGGGAGACTCCTGCGCGGGTATGATCAGTTCGCCTACGACGGCAGAGATTACATCGCCCTGAACGAGGACCTGCGCTCCTGGACCGCGGCGGACACGGCGGCTCAGGTCACCCAGCGCAATGCTGAGGCGGCAGGTGAGGCGGAGCGTGTGAGGATCTACCTGGAGGGCGAGTGCGTGGAGTGGCTCCGCAGATACCTGGAGACCGGGAAGGACACGCTGCTGCGCGCAG ACCCTCCAGAGACACATGTGGCCCATCACCCCATCTCTGACCGTGAGGTCACCTTGaggtgctgggccctgggcttcTACCCTGAGGAGATCTCACTGACCTGGCAGCGTGACGGGGAGGACCAGACTCAGAACATGGAGCTTGTGGAGACCAGGCCTTCAGGGGATGGAACCTTCCAGAAGTGGGCGGCCCTGGTGGTGCCTTCTGGAGAGGAGCAGAGATACACGTGCCGTGTGCAGCACGAGGGGCTTCAGGAGCCCCTCACCCTGAGATGGG AACCTCCTCAGACCTCCTTCCTCACCATGGGCATCATTGTTGGCCTGGTACTCCTCGTGGTGGCTGTGGTGGCTGGAGCTGTGATCTGGAGGAAGAAGCGCTCAG